GTCCACGCCGTCCACGCAGCGCAGGTTGATGGCGAACATCTGCTTGCCGTCCGGGCCCTTGCCGGTGGAGTAGGACTGCACGCCGCAGGTGGGGCAGTGCAGGTGGTTGATGACCTTCTTGTTGAACTGGTAGGTCTTCACCGTGTCCGCGCCGGAGAGGGACTTGAACTGCTCCGGCGGGACGAACGTCAGCACCGCGCCAAGCTTGTGGCAGATGGAACAGTTGCAGCTCACCACCTGCGTCAGGTCCGTGGTCGCCTCGTAGCGGACCTGTCCACAGTGGCAGCCACCCGTATACGTCTTCATCTCCGCCATGGTGATTCCTCCGGTTGCTGCGTGAAGCCCGGGCCGGAAGCGTGCTTCCGCCCACCCGGTGCGTGTGACGCGCATCAATGAACGGAGGCGGCGGGAACCGCAAGCGCCCCGGTGTCCTCCCGGCGCGCTTGCGGCGGTGCGTCACGTCAGTCCGCGTACGTCGTCACGGACATCATCCGCACGAAGCGGCGGTCCGAGCTCACCGCCGCGATGGTGAAGCCCTGCGTGTAGCCCGGCGCGCCGCACCCGCGGCAGCTCCAGCCCGTCCTGTAGAGCCGGTTGCTGTTGCGCGAAATCTGCGTGATGTAGGCCACCGCGCCCTCCACCTCGTCCACGTTGTAGCTGTACGCGCTGAGCTGCCCGATGAGCTCCCGCACGGTGATGGGCTCGAAATCGCTGGCCTGCGGACCGAAGGCGTTGCTGAACGCCTCGCCCAGCGTCTGCTGGTTGGCGATGCCCTGGCCGTTGGGGATGTAGCCCTCGTAGATGCGCGCGGAAGAGAACGAGCCGGTGGCGCCGAACAGCACCGCGGGCGTCTGGGCGACGGGGTACAGGTTCAGCGGGTAGCCCGTGAAGGTTGCGTCGTTCAGCTCGTAGAAGTCCGCGAAATACTTCGCCGCGGTGCCCGTCATGGACTGCTGGAAGGACGTGTCGCCAAGGCGGGTGGTGAGGTAGGCGCGCTCGGCGCTGTCCACGCCGAGGCCAATGTCGTTGAGGAACGCGTCCAGCGCGTTGCGGATCTCCGAGCGGAGGATGGTCGTGCCGCCGGGGCTGCTGGCGCTCTTCGCGGCGGTGATGCTCGCCT
This DNA window, taken from Corallococcus coralloides DSM 2259, encodes the following:
- a CDS encoding GFA family protein — encoded protein: MAEMKTYTGGCHCGQVRYEATTDLTQVVSCNCSICHKLGAVLTFVPPEQFKSLSGADTVKTYQFNKKVINHLHCPTCGVQSYSTGKGPDGKQMFAINLRCVDGVDLSTLNAFPYNGRDA